A genomic region of Corticium candelabrum chromosome 22, ooCorCand1.1, whole genome shotgun sequence contains the following coding sequences:
- the LOC134197222 gene encoding NCK-interacting protein with SH3 domain-like, giving the protein MYRATFDFSNTVEGTLTLHKNERFILLDSSNKHWWKMKSTRDGRIGLAPANYLEQETETEDDSDVCILKYDFQGSGALQLSCQQGDKVTVVSKDSNEWWTVRSAAGRFGLVPVKYMELSKGDRPTPSLGNVSNSIKSKKTKKSESRKASSKSRSHSASPDVQTDKESSSQTAETSTCSQTEKLQLIDNFIGDVHAAATSAGGVYSADQKRFLKALISHRKDVTQGLNVSVPLQSLMAQSVRTETTRVDIDTNTDLLGASTQTKKKAPPPPERLASLTRGTRAPTSQPTEEDARVCDGLVDLVIAESDVSSSHRDGVELFDVVDAQTSQEVPSAVGGTGLMLRHSPVSTDVSSGRELIDSMREKTGLSYGLSAVAVETVLIYLKNKLPDAETVIDPILNSLEKIQESGTSLSEGADEGSRRDRDRLDVILSELKSCKDDSQQRSWALFDDYAVIMEYLEELISILGDADPVVCRSRVMQDHYDAVHGLITYYQMEMRSPIRLLLLKVFGALCGLDHAIVSVLLSSVLPLELARDIKNNTSDNQKTLYSSLVCTMIFSTGEQTPLEIYGQWNDEFIDFLLEIIENPPDVDGDDQIADSFTHLVLAFNVHFKDPSDNSVMRVLSRRGTAKTFSEKLLMLVNREEDPVAMFMPLSPSSGLKMLHDIFFSHTTSDLFFTTDLMVLIDIVIRQLSDLQAGDQNRSHYLHLLHGIIAESNYSEHKHRLSDISDCFQTIVEDETSEGEADKQAVLQLWKDFPLLFDFSTSL; this is encoded by the exons ATGTATCGAGCGACGTTCGACTTCAGCAATACAGTGGAAGGCACTCTTACGTTACACAAAAACGAGCGCTTTATTTTACTAGACTCTTCAAACAAACATTGGTGGAAGATGAAAAGCACGAGAGACGGACGAATCGGATTGGCTCCCGCCAATTACCTGGAACAAGAG ACAGAAACGGAAGATGATAGTGACGTGTGTATACTCAAATATGATTTTCAAGGATCAGGAGCTTTGCAGCTTTCATGTCAGCAAGGAGACAAG GTGACCGTTGTGTCTAAAGACAgtaatgagtggtggactgtaAGGTCAGCAGCTGGAAGATTTGGTTTAGTCCCAGTTAAATACATGGAACTAAGTAAAGGAGACAGACCCACACCTAGTCTTGGGAATGTCAGCAATAGCATAAAGAGTAAGAAGACAAAGAAATCAGAATCCAGAAAAGCATCGTCTAAATCAAG atCTCATAGCGCTTCACCTGATGTTCAGACTGATAAGGAGTCGTCATCACAAACAGCAGAGACGTCAACTTGTAGccaaacagaaaaattgcaATTAATAGACAATTTTATTGGTGATGTCCATGCTGCTGCTACTTCTGCAGGCGGTGTATATAGTGCTGATCAGAAAAGATTTCTTAA AGCTTTAATATCTCATCGTAAAGACGTTACACAAGGTTTAAATGTTAGTGTTCCATTACAATCTCTAATGGCTCAATCAGTTAGAACAGAGACGACAAGAGTGGATATTGATACGAATACAGACTTGTTAGGTGCTtccacacagacaaagaaaaaagCTCCTCCGCCACCAGAAAGATTAGCATCACTTACAAGAGGAACACGAGCACCAACTAGCCAACCAACAGAAGAGGATGCACGTGTTTGTGATGGTCTTGTTGACTTAGTGATTGCGGAGTCAGACGTGTCTTCTAGTCATAGAGATGGTGTTGAACTATTTGATGTAGTTGATGCACAGACGTCACAAGAGGTGCCGAGTGCAGTTGGTGGGACAGGATTGATGTTGAGACACTCACCTGTTTCAACTGATGTTTCTAGTGGGAGAGAGTTGATAGACTCAATGAGAGAAAA AACTGGACTGAGTTATGGGCTGTCTGCCGTAGCTGTTGAAACTGTACTTATCTATCTTAAAAACAAACTACCTGATGCAGAGACGGTCATCGATCCCATTTTGAATTCGCTTGAGAAAATTCAG GAGTCAGGCACCAGTTTGTCTGAAGGGGCAGACGAAGGCAGTCGTCGTGATCGTGATCGACTCGATGTCATCTTATCTGAACTAAAGAGTTGCAAAGACGACTCACAACAACGTAGCTGGGCTCTCTTTGACGACTATGCAGTGATCATGGAGTATCTAGAagagttgatatcaattctG GGCGATGCAGATCCAGTTGTGTGTCGTTCGAGGGTGATGCAAGATCACTATGATGCTGTTCATGGCCTTATTACGTATTAtcaaatg GAAATGCGTTCTCCTATTCGACTGTTGCTTCTGAAAGTATTTGGTGCTCTGTGTGGTCTTGACCATGCCATCGTATCTGTTCTTCTCTCGTCTGTTTTGCCACTTGAGCTTGCAAGAGACATTAAGAACAACACAAGTG ACAACCAGAAGACACTTTATTCGTCTCTAGTGTGTACGATGATCTTTTCCACGGGTGAGCAGACGCCATTGGAGATTTACG GTCAGTGGAATGATGAGTTTATTGACTTTCTCTTGGAGATCATCGAAAACCCGCCTGACGTTGATGGCGATGATCAAATCGCTGACTCATTCACTCATCTAGTTCTCGCATTCAACGTTCACTTCAAAG ATCCATCTGATAATAGTGTGATGCGTGTTCTATCACGTCGTGGGACTGCAAAGACATTCAGTGAGAAGCTGCTGATGTTGGTCAACAGGGAAG AGGATCCAGTTGCGATGTTTATGCCTCTTAGTCCGAGTTCGGGACTTAAAATGCTTCACGACATTTTCTTCAGTCACACAACATCGGACCTCTTCTTCACCACTGACCTCATGGTACTCATCGACATCGTCATACGTCAGCTATCCGACCTTCAAGCCGGAGACCAA AATCGCTCTCACTACCTTCACTTACTACACGGCATCATTGCAGAGTCAAACTACAGCGAACACAAGCACAGACTGTCCGACATCTCCGACTGTTTCCAGACGATCGTTGAGGACGAGACAAGCGAAGGTGAAGCCGACAAACAAGCCGTGCTGCAACTGTGGAAAGACTTTCCACTTCTCTTCGATTTCAGTACGTCACTGTAG
- the LOC134197557 gene encoding uncharacterized protein LOC134197557 encodes MGMGGYHLITCKYGGVPVWTHNTIVQTWSECLSQLHVVHKIEPRHRFLDCDSRPDIYIYVVDPDFSKEVELGISLAHPWALDALPKAALEDGTAAARREMLKNDKCTKKARSCGTMLNFIPLVMKHIGQWGQEAQEYLNQLSSTATWTTECRQDEFKNYWRTRFSMRCNSAMQECDCRR; translated from the coding sequence ATGGGGATGGGTGGGTACCACCTCATCACATGTAAGTATGGCGGAGTGCCTGTCTGGACTCACAACACAATAGTTCAAACATGGTCTGAATGCCTCAGCCAGCTGCATGTTGTTCACAAGATTGAACCAAGACACCGTTTTCTGGATTGTGACAGCAGACCtgacatatacatatatgtagtGGATCCTGACTTCAGTAAAGAAGTGGAGTTAGGCATCTCTCTGGCACATCCATGGGCACTTGACGCTCTTCCAAAGGCAGCCCTAGAAGATGGGACAGCAGCAGCTCGAAGGGAAATGCTGAAAAATGACAAATGCACCAAAAAGGCACGTTCTTGTGGAACTATGCTGAATTTCATTCCTCTGGTGATGAAGCACATTGGTCAGTGGGGGCAAGAGGCCCAAGAATATCTCAACCAGCtctcatcaacagcaacatggacaactgagtgcagacagGACGAATTCAAGAACTACTGGAGGACGCGATTCTCAATGCGGTGCAacagtgcaatgcaagagtgtgactgcagaagatga
- the LOC134197224 gene encoding uncharacterized protein LOC134197224 gives MPKSNHEDGEQQSLDDFISYPKKLRHRLSTKVASDSATDIIIQAQSDRDAARLRSLQGRGAGAWLDVIPTSAKHALKTNEFSLVSHLRLGVALPFTNWIKKCDCGHDLDEYGYHLLTCKYGGGPVRSHNSVLNGWSECLSDLHLPHQTEPRHQYINTEDRPDITMFDPNTGQNLDLDVSLAHP, from the coding sequence ATGCCCAAGTCAAACCACGAAGATGgagaacagcagtctcttgaTGACTTTATCTCATATCCAAAGAAATTACGGCATCGATTATCCACAAAGGTTGCCAGTGatagtgctactgatattattatacaagcacagtctgatagagatgcagcacggtTGAGATCCctgcaaggacgaggggctggtgcatggctggatgtcatccccacttctgctaagcatgctttaaaaacaaacgaattttctTTAGTGTCTcacctgaggttgggagtggctctacctttcaccaattggattaaaaagtgtgattgtggtcatgatttggatgaatacggataccatcttttaacctgtaaatatgggggtggacctgtgcggtctcacaattcagtcttaaatgggtggagtgagtgcctgtctgaccttcaccttccccatcaaacagaaccaagacatcaatacatcaatactgaagaccgtccagacattacaatgtttgatccaaatactggacagaatttggatcttgatgtgtccctggctcatccgtga
- the LOC134197223 gene encoding protein SSUH2 homolog: MAAAPMMGGQPTNQGYGATSAVDTPTFQGDIPGEDVAENPNAQPSQPTAPSLDQLQAVSGYEAVSFNEGSAIPPPSYAEAVTPQAAPTMNTAVPRVTEEQARAALLDHVSQNCCYGKSAAQDLVFTSIEPSSAFHYTLETFGESRSTSWAMEPYMGQPIDTAMTGPAPGPWDISAEPRTLFNSESRHVEVPHTASIKPCHNCFARGHIRCHHCHGRGRVRCNSCHGSGHKRVHRDGQQHQEHCNWCHGHGRKRCFVCHGHGQIGCPVCSRQGNVKWYIRLTIKWENHKSDHVVERTSLPGHLIAGAQGQLAFRDEQFRVAPVNNFPEPAVNQASQQLVGQHTGNYFNSERVLKQRHQVRIVPVATAHYQWKNSLSQFWVFGFENRVYAPDYPQKCCCGCTIL, from the exons ATGGCAGCAGCTCCGATGATGGGCGGCCAGCCAACAAATCAAGGATACGGTGCAACAAGCGCGGTCGACACGCCCACCTTCCAAGGCGACATTCCAGGAGAAGATGTGGCAGAAAACCCGAACGCACAGCCATCGCAACCCACCGCGCCGTCTCTCGACCAGTTGCAAGCAGTTTCAGGCTACGAGGCTGTCAGTTTCAACGAAG GATCCGCCATCCCCCCACCCTCCTATGCAGAGGCTGTAACACCACAAGCGGCACCAACTATGAACACCGC CGTTCCACGGGTCACTGAAGAGCAAGCAAGAGCCGCTCTGCTTGATCACGTGAGCCAGAACTGTTGCTATGGTAAAAGTGCAGCTCAAGACCTCGTCTTCACGAGCATCGAACCATCCAGTGCATTCCAC tacaCACTGGAAACATTTGGTGAAAGCAGAAGTACATCGTGGGCAATGGAACCTTATATGG GCCAGCCTATCGATACGGCAATGACTGGTCCTGCACCTGGACCGTGGGACATCTCTGCTGAACCGAGAACtttgttcaatagtgaaagtCGTCACGTTGAAGTGCCTCACACAGCATCCATCAAG CCATGTCACAACTGCTTTGCCAGAGGTCACATCCGCTGTCACCATTGCCATGGGAGAGGACGG GTGCGATGTAACAGTTGCCATGGATCTGGTCACAAGAGGGTGCACCGAGACGGACAACAGCACCAAGAGCATTGCAACTGGTGTCACGGACATGGCCGAAAGAG gtgttttgtctgtcatgGACATGGGCAAATTGGTTGTCCCGTTTGCAGCCGTCAGGGTAACGTGAAGTGGTACATACGTCTCACAATCAAATG GGAAAACCACAAGTCAGATCATGTCGTTGAGAGAACTTCCCTCCCTGGTCACCTCATTGCAGGAGCGCAAGGTCAACTTGCATTCCGAGACGAGCAGTTCAGG GTTGCTCCAGTCAACAACTTTCCAGAACCAGCAGTTAACCAAGCGTCTCAACAATTAGTTGGACAACACACCGGAAACTACTTCAACTCGGAAAGAGTTCTCAAACAG CGTCACCAAGTCCGTATCGTCCCTGTGGCAACTGCCCATTACCAATGGAAGAACAGTCTCTCTCAATTCTGGGTGTTTGGATTCGAAAACCGTGTCTACGCTCCCGACTACCCACAGAAATGCTGCTGTGGCTGCACAATCCTCTAA